A genomic region of Mitsuaria sp. 7 contains the following coding sequences:
- a CDS encoding type II toxin-antitoxin system HipA family toxin: MSADAKPVWVWLPHSAVPVECGVFSLKEGVGIFEYRQTYLDAHGVALDLAHLALSPRARPIRETRQDGLFGVIRDAKPEGYGLDLLAHLRQVRVEDHMAVLEESEGDSVGAIAVCDDVARKQDFHCPPSHDLLQILAGVPDSRPASDAVREVKGIVGTSAGGERPKLTVMHEGQQWLAKLQDRGDRPHSPLREFVAMRVATALGVNAAEVQFKRVEQREVILVRRFDREVDAQRRVTRRLFASAHTVLGLDKQVRGSRERSYLALAHELQRWRGRADSETVLEGKRELFRRIVMNAVLGNGDDHPRNTGFLFDGTGWTLSPAFDIAPYGMVFSGTQSMDISRSRTHAASSAIFNLIDACTDYGYVEEEAREYIASARRQAPALWTEQVISAGFQEDDLPFQTPIWLDAEGPAVTTSRRSSRGR, encoded by the coding sequence ATGAGCGCCGATGCCAAGCCGGTGTGGGTCTGGCTCCCGCACAGCGCGGTGCCGGTGGAATGCGGCGTCTTCTCGCTGAAGGAGGGCGTCGGCATTTTCGAGTATCGGCAGACCTACCTGGACGCGCACGGCGTCGCGCTGGACCTGGCGCACCTCGCATTGAGTCCTCGCGCGCGGCCGATCAGGGAAACGAGGCAGGATGGGCTTTTCGGCGTGATCCGCGATGCCAAGCCGGAAGGCTATGGGCTCGATCTGCTGGCACATCTGCGGCAGGTTCGCGTCGAGGACCACATGGCCGTGCTGGAAGAGTCGGAAGGCGATTCGGTCGGTGCCATTGCCGTCTGCGACGACGTTGCGCGAAAGCAGGACTTCCACTGCCCGCCGTCCCACGACCTGCTGCAAATTCTCGCGGGCGTGCCTGATTCGCGGCCGGCCAGCGATGCCGTGCGCGAAGTGAAAGGCATCGTCGGCACGAGTGCCGGCGGGGAGCGTCCCAAGCTCACCGTGATGCATGAGGGGCAGCAGTGGCTGGCCAAACTCCAGGACCGCGGAGACCGGCCCCATTCACCGCTTCGCGAATTCGTGGCCATGAGGGTGGCGACAGCGCTCGGCGTGAACGCGGCCGAGGTGCAGTTCAAACGGGTCGAGCAACGCGAGGTGATCCTGGTCCGACGCTTTGACCGTGAGGTGGATGCGCAGCGGCGGGTGACCCGGCGACTCTTCGCCAGCGCGCATACCGTGCTAGGCCTGGACAAGCAGGTGCGGGGCAGCCGTGAGCGTTCCTATCTCGCTCTGGCGCACGAGTTGCAGCGGTGGCGTGGACGCGCTGACAGCGAAACGGTGTTGGAGGGCAAGCGCGAACTCTTCCGCCGCATCGTTATGAACGCCGTGTTGGGCAACGGTGACGATCACCCGCGCAACACCGGCTTCCTGTTCGATGGAACGGGTTGGACGCTGTCTCCGGCGTTCGACATCGCGCCGTATGGGATGGTCTTTTCGGGCACGCAATCCATGGACATCTCCCGGTCCCGAACGCACGCGGCGTCCAGTGCCATCTTCAATCTGATCGACGCCTGCACGGACTACGGCTATGTCGAGGAAGAGGCGCGCGAGTACATCGCCTCCGCGCGTCGCCAGGCGCCGGCGCTTTGGACTGAGCAGGTGATCTCAGCCGGTTTCCAGGAAGACGACCTGCCGTTCCAGACGCCGATCTGGTTGGACGCAGAGGGACCGGCCGTCACCACGTCGCGCCGGAGTTCCCGGGGGCGTTGA
- a CDS encoding helix-turn-helix domain-containing protein produces the protein MSLKTFPFIVEDSLAALGERISLARRARRLTRPDLAARAGIGLSTLVAIETGAPTVQIGSVLMVLWGLGLEGTFDTLSNLGSDKELSALMADAVPLRVRTPKRRSP, from the coding sequence ATGAGTCTTAAAACCTTTCCGTTCATTGTCGAGGACTCGCTCGCCGCACTCGGCGAACGGATTTCGCTCGCGCGTCGCGCCCGGCGATTGACCCGGCCGGACCTGGCGGCCCGGGCGGGCATCGGCCTGAGCACGCTGGTGGCGATCGAGACCGGCGCCCCGACCGTGCAGATCGGCTCCGTGTTGATGGTGCTGTGGGGATTGGGACTGGAGGGAACGTTCGACACCCTGTCCAACCTGGGATCCGACAAGGAGCTTTCCGCCTTGATGGCCGACGCCGTACCGCTGCGCGTTCGTACGCCCAAACGGAGGTCGCCATGA